Proteins from a genomic interval of Paenibacillus sp. FSL R5-0623:
- a CDS encoding redox-sensing transcriptional repressor Rex — protein sequence MKSDKISEAVVRRLPVYLRYLNELHQREVATVSSQELGQRLDLNPAQIRKDLAYFGDFGRKGIGYDVSYLIEKIRHILKIDQQINVALVGAGNLGQALSNYNAYLKDNMKIVAVFDAYGPKIGSQINSLTVKPMDELTEAVKTDNIRIGIITVPDTEAQNVADQLIESGIEAILNFAPTILKTPPHIRIHHADFTTDLLSLAYYLETGKDDEEDDNK from the coding sequence ATGAAATCGGATAAAATTTCGGAAGCGGTGGTACGACGTCTGCCTGTATACTTGCGTTATTTGAACGAGTTGCATCAGCGTGAGGTGGCTACTGTTTCTTCTCAAGAGCTTGGACAGAGGCTGGATCTGAATCCGGCCCAAATTCGTAAAGACCTGGCTTACTTCGGTGATTTTGGTCGTAAAGGGATCGGGTATGATGTATCCTATTTGATCGAGAAAATTCGTCACATTCTCAAGATCGATCAGCAAATTAATGTAGCTCTGGTAGGCGCGGGTAATCTAGGTCAAGCCTTGTCCAACTACAACGCATATCTGAAAGACAACATGAAGATTGTTGCTGTATTTGATGCATATGGACCGAAGATTGGTAGTCAAATCAACAGTTTGACGGTAAAACCAATGGATGAATTGACGGAAGCGGTTAAAACGGATAACATCCGCATCGGAATTATCACGGTTCCGGATACGGAAGCCCAAAATGTAGCCGATCAGCTTATTGAATCCGGAATCGAAGCGATCCTTAATTTTGCACCAACAATTCTAAAAACACCGCCGCATATCCGCATTCACCATGCTGACTTTACAACGGATCTGCTTAGTTTGGCCTATTACTTGGAGACTGGAAAGGACGACGAGGAAGATGACAACAAATAG
- the dinG gene encoding ATP-dependent DNA helicase DinG — protein sequence MKFAVLDFETTGTQSDGEIIQAGLAIIDHDYSITQIYSSYVNPGVPIPPFISGLTGITDEDVADAPSLEEMMMEMVPLLNDVVLVGHNVAFDFHFLQNALDRCGYLPFTGRILDTIDFLKITFPSLGSYQLGYVSSEFGFQHDRPHQADSDALATAYVLLKCLDELKELPLITIQRLSDLFSPEDSDLGWFLDGMRSEKEAEPIQDLDGHTYYRQLALNVSDWTDIGAPRDEREANPLDGVSFEQFMDQVRENLKDTLDHYEEREAQTQMFSSVRQALDEEKHLLIEAGTGTGKSLGYLLPAIYESVKQEQKVMVSTHTINLQEQLRERDIPMLTQVVPFPFKAAVFKGRGHYLCLRKFEHKINKREFATPKEDYFTAAQMIVWLTQTETGDDEELNLSGRGGDFWETVQSESESCLGRSCPWFRKCFYHRAKHEAGLSDIVITNHSKLFTDVKAAHQLLPAYESLVIDEAHHLEDVAGKHLGMHMKYFTLVHTLTRLFKDSRNGQLPMLRSQLSGHENSVQWGSMVDQMFPLAVEVKELWDRMSDALFGLLPERSDASPGETGQFSLRLKASQKPAKWEELQDLENQIYVTLGDLVRKGDKLLLEVKEDQDDYQSDSLITDITGLLKDLTTLKENLRFFMRMDDAKTVYWMEASGQFRSKSLQLYAVPVDVSAQLKDLFFDKKKSVVLTSATLSVDKSFQFMIEQLGLQEASENNRLLTSMLPSPFNYRDQALLVIPRDFPSVKGSVGDAHFVNMLVQSLAETAIATRGRMMVLFTSYKMLRQVYDPLKEALSGNDISLLGQGVDSGSRSKLTRRFQDAKATVLLGTSSFWEGVDIPGEALTCLAIVRLPFQPPNHPLVEAKSELLQEQKKNPFMKLSVPQAVIRFKQGFGRLVRTAKDRGIVIVYDTRVIEAYYGKFFLYSLPGPKMEHMLTEQMVPRITEWLEKPANGQK from the coding sequence ATGAAATTTGCCGTATTGGATTTCGAAACAACCGGCACGCAGTCCGACGGTGAGATTATACAGGCCGGACTTGCCATCATAGATCATGACTACAGCATAACTCAAATATATAGTTCTTATGTGAACCCTGGTGTACCGATTCCCCCGTTTATTTCGGGGTTAACGGGTATTACCGATGAAGATGTGGCGGACGCTCCTTCACTCGAAGAGATGATGATGGAGATGGTTCCGCTGCTTAATGATGTGGTGCTTGTTGGACACAACGTCGCTTTTGATTTTCACTTTTTGCAGAATGCTCTCGACCGTTGCGGTTATTTGCCGTTCACTGGCCGCATTCTGGACACGATTGATTTTCTGAAGATTACATTCCCATCACTGGGTTCTTATCAACTCGGTTATGTGTCTTCCGAATTTGGATTTCAACATGATCGCCCTCACCAGGCAGACAGTGATGCACTGGCGACAGCCTATGTGTTGCTCAAGTGTCTGGATGAGTTAAAGGAATTACCGCTCATAACGATTCAGCGCCTCAGTGACCTGTTTTCACCAGAAGACAGTGATTTGGGTTGGTTTTTGGACGGAATGCGCAGTGAGAAGGAAGCAGAGCCGATTCAGGACCTAGACGGACATACCTATTATCGTCAGCTTGCTCTTAATGTAAGTGATTGGACTGATATTGGTGCACCACGCGATGAGCGGGAGGCTAACCCCCTTGATGGTGTAAGCTTCGAACAGTTTATGGACCAGGTTCGGGAGAACCTGAAGGATACGCTGGATCATTACGAGGAGCGTGAAGCGCAGACTCAGATGTTCAGTAGTGTAAGGCAAGCCCTGGATGAAGAGAAACATCTCTTGATCGAAGCAGGAACAGGCACTGGTAAATCTCTGGGTTATCTCTTGCCTGCTATTTACGAAAGTGTGAAGCAAGAACAGAAAGTTATGGTTAGCACGCATACAATCAATCTGCAGGAGCAATTGAGAGAGCGAGACATTCCGATGCTAACCCAAGTGGTTCCGTTCCCGTTTAAAGCCGCTGTCTTCAAAGGACGTGGACATTACCTGTGCCTGCGCAAATTTGAACACAAAATCAATAAACGTGAATTCGCCACACCTAAAGAGGATTATTTCACAGCAGCTCAGATGATTGTCTGGCTTACGCAGACCGAAACCGGAGATGATGAGGAACTTAACCTTAGCGGACGCGGAGGGGACTTCTGGGAGACGGTACAGAGCGAATCTGAGTCTTGTCTGGGAAGATCATGTCCATGGTTCCGCAAATGTTTCTACCATCGTGCCAAACATGAGGCCGGGTTGTCAGATATCGTAATCACCAATCACTCCAAATTATTTACGGATGTGAAAGCCGCGCATCAGCTGCTGCCAGCCTATGAGAGTCTTGTGATCGATGAGGCACATCATCTGGAGGATGTCGCTGGTAAACATCTTGGAATGCATATGAAATATTTCACCTTGGTTCATACACTGACCCGCCTGTTTAAAGACAGTCGGAATGGTCAGCTGCCTATGCTTCGTTCCCAGTTATCCGGGCATGAAAATTCAGTGCAATGGGGCTCCATGGTGGATCAGATGTTCCCGCTGGCTGTTGAGGTCAAGGAACTGTGGGATCGTATGAGCGATGCCTTGTTCGGTCTGTTGCCTGAACGGAGTGATGCTTCACCGGGAGAGACGGGGCAATTTTCACTGCGTCTGAAAGCATCTCAGAAACCGGCAAAATGGGAGGAGTTGCAGGATCTGGAGAACCAGATCTATGTGACTCTGGGTGATTTGGTTCGCAAAGGGGACAAATTGCTGCTTGAGGTGAAAGAGGATCAGGATGATTATCAATCGGATAGTCTGATCACGGACATTACAGGATTGTTGAAAGATCTGACCACATTGAAGGAGAATCTACGTTTCTTCATGCGCATGGATGATGCCAAAACGGTATACTGGATGGAAGCTAGCGGCCAGTTCCGAAGTAAATCTCTCCAGCTGTATGCCGTACCTGTAGATGTCAGTGCACAGCTTAAGGATTTGTTTTTTGACAAAAAGAAAAGTGTTGTGCTTACATCGGCTACGCTCTCTGTGGATAAGTCATTCCAGTTCATGATTGAACAGCTTGGCTTGCAGGAAGCTTCCGAGAATAATCGGCTGTTAACTTCTATGCTGCCATCACCTTTCAACTATCGCGATCAGGCACTTCTGGTGATTCCGCGTGATTTCCCAAGTGTGAAGGGAAGTGTGGGTGATGCGCACTTTGTTAATATGCTGGTGCAATCACTCGCAGAGACGGCAATTGCTACGCGGGGACGCATGATGGTTCTGTTTACTTCATACAAGATGCTGCGACAGGTCTATGATCCGCTGAAAGAAGCTCTTTCTGGTAACGACATCTCGTTACTTGGGCAAGGCGTGGATAGTGGAAGCCGATCCAAGTTGACTCGCAGGTTCCAAGATGCCAAAGCAACGGTACTTCTGGGCACTAGCAGCTTCTGGGAGGGTGTAGATATCCCTGGAGAGGCGCTAACCTGTCTCGCTATTGTGCGACTGCCTTTCCAGCCACCGAATCATCCGTTAGTGGAAGCCAAGAGTGAGTTGCTTCAAGAACAGAAGAAAAATCCGTTCATGAAACTGTCTGTGCCACAAGCGGTTATTCGTTTCAAACAGGGATTTGGCCGATTGGTTCGTACAGCAAAGGATAGAGGAATTGTCATTGTTTATGATACACGGGTGATTGAAGCGTACTATGGTAAATTCTTTTTATATTCATTACCTGGTCCCAAAATGGAGCATATGCTCACGGAGCAAATGGTTCCACGAATTACTGAGTGGTTGGAAAAACCTGCTAATGGACAAAAATAA
- a CDS encoding tetratricopeptide repeat protein codes for MNDMLDEIIKSYPSAEGLNKQELLQKWNLLKRMSDGMLDEWLMFEEKMSQVREQEMDKPASLEPEQEAVTALPELHLECFSRGQGYFKLQMYPQAIMQFSRVVTDHPESALTRFYLALAYLNLEQMAEAGTHLQQIMYLKGSPRLKGLVCNALGCIQAKLANPEAACALFAQALQYDPTLTEPLYNMEACRLNRGKLQYANQLTTLH; via the coding sequence ATGAACGACATGTTAGATGAAATTATCAAGAGCTATCCTTCCGCTGAAGGCCTGAACAAACAGGAATTGCTGCAAAAGTGGAATTTGCTTAAGCGGATGAGTGACGGAATGCTGGATGAATGGCTGATGTTTGAAGAAAAGATGAGCCAGGTAAGGGAGCAGGAAATGGATAAGCCGGCTTCCCTTGAGCCGGAACAGGAAGCTGTTACCGCCCTGCCTGAACTCCATCTGGAATGTTTCAGTCGAGGTCAGGGTTATTTCAAATTACAGATGTATCCGCAGGCGATCATGCAGTTCTCCAGGGTTGTGACCGACCATCCGGAGAGTGCATTGACTCGTTTTTACCTGGCGCTGGCTTATCTGAACCTGGAACAAATGGCGGAAGCCGGGACACATTTGCAGCAGATCATGTACCTTAAGGGTTCACCTCGCTTAAAAGGGCTTGTATGTAACGCCCTGGGCTGTATTCAAGCCAAGCTTGCGAATCCCGAAGCTGCATGTGCACTCTTTGCACAGGCCCTTCAGTATGACCCGACATTGACCGAACCACTGTACAACATGGAAGCTTGCAGGTTGAACAGGGGAAAATTGCAATATGCTAATCAGCTGACGACCCTTCATTAA
- the panD gene encoding aspartate 1-decarboxylase — protein MFRTLMKSKIHRATVTEANLNYVGSITIDEDLMETSDLMENEKVQIVNNNNGARLETYVIPGPRGSGVICLNGAAARLVQPGDNVIIISYAMMSQEEANTHKPTVVFVDGQNKPVQTMKQEVHATIM, from the coding sequence ATGTTTAGAACACTGATGAAATCCAAAATCCACCGGGCTACGGTAACGGAAGCCAATTTGAACTATGTGGGTAGCATTACCATAGATGAAGACTTGATGGAAACATCCGACTTGATGGAAAACGAAAAAGTGCAAATTGTGAACAACAACAATGGTGCACGTCTGGAAACTTATGTGATTCCAGGACCGCGCGGAAGCGGGGTCATATGTCTTAACGGCGCAGCTGCACGTCTGGTGCAGCCTGGAGATAACGTCATTATCATTTCTTACGCCATGATGTCGCAAGAAGAGGCAAATACTCACAAACCAACCGTTGTATTTGTAGATGGACAGAATAAACCTGTACAAACGATGAAACAGGAAGTCCACGCAACAATTATGTAA
- the panC gene encoding pantoate--beta-alanine ligase — MKVLRTIAELRQELSLKRQAIRSNASVVGLVPTMGYLHQGHASLMQAARQQSDIVVLSIFVNPIQFGPNEDFDSYPRDEARDVETARSQGVDIVFIPSVEEMYPQATQTTVSVSKLTERLCGASRPGHFDGVTTVVSKLFNIVQPQRAFFGMKDAQQVAVIQQMVNDLNMPVEIVPCPIVREEDGLALSSRNVYLSAEQRNQALVLSKALRAAQEAADTGVAINAADIRRILREQIASSPLAVIDYAEIQAFPSLEPLADQEEVQGRDDLLIALAVKFGKTRLIDNIRLQKSEVLSHV; from the coding sequence ATGAAAGTATTACGGACAATCGCAGAGTTAAGACAGGAACTAAGCTTGAAGCGTCAAGCGATTCGGTCCAATGCATCCGTTGTAGGTCTGGTACCAACAATGGGTTATCTTCATCAAGGTCATGCAAGCTTGATGCAGGCAGCCAGACAACAGAGCGATATCGTGGTATTAAGCATATTTGTTAATCCAATTCAATTTGGACCTAATGAAGATTTTGACAGCTATCCGCGGGATGAAGCCAGAGATGTGGAAACAGCACGCTCACAAGGAGTGGATATCGTATTTATTCCCTCTGTTGAAGAGATGTATCCACAGGCAACGCAAACGACGGTATCTGTCTCCAAATTGACGGAGCGCCTATGTGGCGCTTCCCGTCCGGGGCATTTTGACGGGGTAACGACCGTAGTCTCCAAACTGTTTAACATTGTACAGCCACAGCGTGCATTTTTTGGAATGAAAGACGCTCAGCAGGTTGCGGTCATTCAACAGATGGTGAATGATTTGAATATGCCTGTAGAAATTGTACCCTGTCCGATTGTTCGCGAAGAGGATGGTCTTGCCCTCAGTTCACGTAACGTCTATCTTAGCGCTGAACAGCGTAATCAGGCTCTAGTTCTGTCGAAGGCACTGCGTGCAGCTCAAGAAGCGGCAGATACAGGTGTAGCTATAAACGCCGCAGATATCCGTCGTATTCTGCGCGAGCAGATTGCAAGCTCACCGCTTGCTGTTATCGACTACGCCGAGATTCAGGCTTTTCCAAGTCTGGAGCCGCTCGCAGATCAGGAAGAAGTTCAAGGACGTGACGATCTGCTCATCGCACTTGCGGTGAAATTCGGAAAAACAAGATTGATTGACAATATAAGGTTGCAAAAATCGGAGGTACTGTCCCATGTTTAG
- the panB gene encoding 3-methyl-2-oxobutanoate hydroxymethyltransferase, whose protein sequence is MANKQALNIVKMKKYKQDGVPLTMITAYDYPTALLAEEAGIDLILVGDSLGNVVLGYNSTLPVTIDDMVYHTRSVVRGAEKTFIVADMPFMTYHGSVDETLKGVRRLMQEGQAHAVKMEGGVEIADTVRAVVQAGVPVLGHIGLTPQSVNQIGGYRIQGKDAADAKRLMDEAKALEAAGAFGIVLELVTEEVARAISEELSIPTIGIGAGRGCDGQVLVFHDVVQYASPYTPKRFVKTYGDVGTLIRTSIEAYVKEVKDRSFPAEEHVFNAADGVLDQLYGGQRKEKVGNNS, encoded by the coding sequence ATGGCGAACAAACAAGCGTTGAATATTGTGAAAATGAAAAAATATAAGCAGGATGGCGTGCCACTTACCATGATCACGGCTTACGATTATCCAACAGCGCTCCTCGCAGAGGAAGCAGGTATCGATCTGATCCTGGTTGGTGATTCACTTGGCAATGTAGTACTGGGTTATAACTCGACGCTTCCGGTGACCATCGACGACATGGTATACCATACACGTTCCGTAGTGCGCGGAGCTGAGAAGACGTTTATTGTGGCTGATATGCCTTTTATGACCTATCATGGCAGCGTGGATGAGACGCTTAAGGGTGTACGTCGACTGATGCAGGAGGGGCAAGCCCATGCGGTTAAAATGGAAGGCGGAGTTGAGATAGCGGACACCGTCAGAGCAGTCGTGCAAGCAGGCGTGCCTGTTCTTGGACATATTGGACTGACACCTCAATCGGTTAATCAGATTGGTGGTTACCGCATTCAGGGCAAGGATGCAGCGGATGCAAAACGTCTGATGGACGAAGCCAAAGCTCTGGAAGCTGCAGGCGCGTTTGGCATTGTGCTTGAACTGGTTACGGAAGAAGTTGCACGGGCGATCTCGGAGGAACTGTCCATTCCAACCATCGGAATTGGAGCAGGACGAGGTTGTGATGGTCAGGTACTGGTATTCCATGATGTGGTTCAATACGCCTCTCCGTATACGCCAAAACGTTTTGTCAAAACCTATGGAGATGTGGGTACATTAATCAGAACGAGCATCGAAGCTTACGTGAAAGAAGTGAAAGATCGTTCGTTCCCGGCCGAAGAGCATGTATTCAATGCTGCGGATGGTGTTCTGGATCAACTTTACGGCGGACAACGCAAGGAAAAGGTGGGGAATAACTCATGA
- a CDS encoding biotin--[acetyl-CoA-carboxylase] ligase has protein sequence MTKHEDLLHMLLNAEGRFVSGEEISRNLSISRTAVWKHVNKLRDMGYEFEAVSRKGYRLVTKPDSIDATALQLALDTTVFGRKAVLLTSTLSTQGDVLKLAEQGQAEGAVVIAEEQTGGRGRFGRQWFSPPGKGIWMSILLRPDLPLQHTPQLTLLTGVAVCRAVRACSGADAGIKWPNDLLIDGRKVCGILLESTVEDHEVRYCIAGIGVDVNFDPEDYPEDLTTIATSLKMETGQPVDRTKLTAAILTELEQLYYLYQKEGFGVISALWEALSVSMNREITVTNPHGVIEGKAIGLDPSGALIVEKHDGEHTLIISGEISWKS, from the coding sequence ATGACCAAGCATGAAGATCTGTTACATATGTTATTAAATGCAGAAGGACGATTCGTATCGGGTGAAGAGATCAGCCGTAATCTGTCCATCAGTCGGACCGCTGTGTGGAAACATGTGAACAAGTTGCGAGACATGGGTTATGAGTTTGAAGCCGTATCCCGCAAAGGATACCGTCTGGTAACGAAGCCGGATAGCATTGACGCTACTGCCCTCCAATTGGCACTGGATACAACCGTATTTGGCCGTAAGGCTGTTTTGTTGACTTCGACTCTGTCTACGCAAGGGGATGTTCTCAAGCTAGCTGAGCAAGGGCAGGCAGAAGGTGCTGTGGTCATTGCGGAAGAACAAACAGGAGGAAGAGGGCGTTTCGGTCGACAGTGGTTCTCTCCTCCGGGTAAAGGAATCTGGATGAGTATTCTGTTACGCCCTGATCTACCACTTCAGCACACGCCGCAGCTAACTTTATTAACAGGAGTGGCTGTATGTCGTGCCGTTCGAGCTTGTTCAGGAGCTGATGCAGGCATCAAATGGCCAAATGATCTGTTGATTGATGGACGCAAGGTATGTGGCATACTGCTTGAATCCACGGTGGAAGATCATGAAGTCAGATACTGTATTGCAGGTATAGGTGTTGACGTGAATTTTGATCCAGAGGATTATCCGGAAGATCTTACAACTATAGCTACTTCGCTCAAGATGGAGACGGGTCAACCCGTTGATCGAACCAAACTAACGGCTGCCATTTTGACGGAGCTTGAACAGTTGTATTATTTGTATCAAAAAGAAGGATTCGGCGTGATCTCAGCACTATGGGAGGCCCTGTCCGTATCGATGAATCGAGAGATTACTGTGACGAATCCTCATGGTGTCATTGAAGGGAAGGCCATCGGTCTTGACCCTTCTGGAGCACTTATCGTGGAGAAGCACGATGGAGAACATACACTAATCATCTCTGGTGAGATTTCCTGGAAATCATAA
- a CDS encoding CCA tRNA nucleotidyltransferase, with the protein MVQWTQVDREMAMQSESVLTTLNKHGYKAYWVGGCVRDELLERVVDDMDITTSASPQQVMELFDDCIPTGLQHGTVTVRSGGYYFEVTTFRTESEYQDNRRPAAVQFVQDIKEDLQRRDFTMNALAMDVTGTIVDPFGGQADIKEERVRCVGSAMERFGEDALRMLRCVRFASVFDFKIAHNTWKGLVRQKDLLQHIAMERVRTEMVKMMSGPHPLRGLELLYRSDALAHIKAPVSSARFNKTLLSNLKQLSGEHVLLRWSLILFAGGYSKDEADVLLRQWTFSNEHRSRITGVLQVEQLIHTSVQEPKDTVSLRSDWIVTVLACGVQAADDWLRIQSTLPAGWRNQSEQAEMQVVLVQELAGEWSQSIPVHDLKELDITGEQVLQMVQRKGGPWLGQLMKHLLRETAIGTIENQHAALSAEVKRVVQDDQA; encoded by the coding sequence GTGGTTCAATGGACACAGGTAGATCGTGAAATGGCAATGCAAAGTGAGAGTGTACTCACAACATTAAACAAACATGGCTACAAGGCATATTGGGTAGGTGGTTGCGTTCGTGACGAATTGTTGGAACGAGTTGTAGACGATATGGATATCACGACATCTGCTTCTCCCCAGCAAGTCATGGAACTGTTTGACGATTGTATTCCTACAGGTCTGCAACACGGTACGGTTACCGTTCGTTCAGGTGGTTATTACTTTGAAGTGACCACATTTCGAACAGAATCCGAATATCAGGATAATCGCAGACCTGCTGCGGTTCAATTTGTTCAGGATATCAAGGAAGACTTACAGCGGCGCGACTTCACGATGAACGCTCTTGCCATGGACGTCACTGGGACAATCGTTGATCCATTCGGTGGACAGGCAGATATCAAGGAAGAGCGAGTCAGATGTGTGGGTTCTGCGATGGAACGATTTGGTGAAGATGCACTGCGCATGCTCCGCTGTGTTCGGTTTGCTTCCGTATTTGATTTCAAAATTGCCCATAACACGTGGAAGGGTCTTGTAAGGCAGAAAGACCTGCTTCAACATATAGCAATGGAACGAGTACGCACCGAGATGGTAAAAATGATGTCGGGACCGCATCCCCTAAGAGGATTGGAGCTGTTATACAGAAGTGATGCGCTTGCGCACATCAAAGCGCCGGTAAGCTCGGCCCGATTCAACAAGACGTTGTTATCCAATCTGAAACAGTTGTCTGGTGAGCATGTGTTGCTTCGTTGGTCACTTATCCTGTTTGCTGGTGGTTATAGCAAGGACGAAGCAGACGTATTATTACGTCAGTGGACATTCTCCAATGAACATCGTTCTCGTATAACGGGGGTCCTTCAGGTGGAGCAGTTGATTCATACTTCCGTTCAGGAGCCGAAGGATACGGTCAGTCTCCGTTCCGATTGGATCGTTACTGTTCTGGCTTGTGGCGTTCAGGCGGCGGATGATTGGCTTCGAATACAGTCTACACTGCCAGCAGGATGGCGGAATCAGTCCGAACAGGCAGAAATGCAGGTTGTTTTGGTTCAAGAGCTTGCAGGCGAATGGAGTCAATCGATCCCTGTGCATGACTTGAAAGAGCTGGATATCACAGGGGAACAAGTGTTACAAATGGTGCAGCGCAAAGGCGGACCTTGGCTGGGTCAACTGATGAAACATTTGTTACGAGAAACAGCGATTGGAACGATAGAGAATCAGCATGCAGCATTAAGTGCAGAAGTGAAGCGGGTGGTTCAAGATGACCAAGCATGA